A stretch of DNA from Phormidium ambiguum IAM M-71:
AGGTATGGAGTCTCGCGGTTTTATCTTCGGAACACCCTTAGCTTATCAATTAGGTGCTGGTTTTATTCCTGTACGCAAACCCGGAAAACTACCCGCAGCAGTTTGTCGCGTGGAATATGAATTAGAGTATGGTATAGACCGCTTAGAAATGCACGAAGATGCTTTGGGCGAAGGTAGTCGAGTGTTAATTGTAGATGACGTGATTGCTACAGGAGGAACCGCAGCTGCAACGGCACAATTAGTACAGCAAACAGGTTCAGAATTAGTTGGTTTTGCTTTTATCATCGAGTTAGAAGGTTTAGGCGGACGAGAAAAACTTCCTGATGTACCAATTGTGACTTTGATTGAATATTAAACATGGTGCAGTATGGCAGAAATAATTATAAAGTTAAAAACAAGTGAAAAAGCTTTTTATTAGTCTTTTTTCCTCTGCCTTCTGCTTTTTTTACTAATCACTCTTTTGAGGTAAATAATGAGTTCTGCTAGGAGTTCTTCAGTTGTTAGAAGCTTTCAATTTGTGGGGGATAAATTATTAAAATTTGTTCCTTCACAAGATACAGCTTTATATGTGCTGAAGCGATTGTTGCAGGCATTGCTAACACTTTTATTAGCATCAGCTTTAAGTTTTGCCATTATCCAATTAGCGCCGGGAAGTTACCTGGATACTTTACGCCAAAATCCCAAAATTTCTCCCGAAAGAATCGAAGAACTAAAAATGCAGTTTGGGTTGGATAAACCTTTAATTGTGCAATACTTTTTGTGGTTGTGGGGAATTATTTCGCGGGGTGATTTTGGCCTGAGTTTTGCTTATCAGCGTCCAGTTTCGGAATTGTTGTGGGAAAGAGTTCCGGCTACGCTATGGTTAGCGATCGCTTCTTTAATTGTAACTTGGGGAATTGCTATTCCTCTAGGTATTATTGGCGCAGTTCACCAAAATCGTTTGTTAGATAAAGTCTTGCGCGTCATTAGTTACGCCGGACAAGCAGTTCCAACTCTAGTAATGGGTTTATTGCTACTAACATTTGTCCAAAATATCTCACCCTTATTTCCCGTAGGAAACATGACCAGCATTAATCATGCTGAACTCACTCCTTTGGGTAAAGTATTGGATATTGCTTGGCATTCATTTTTTCCTGTCCTAGCTTTAAGTATTACTGGATTTGCAGGTTTACAACGCATTACTCGTGGTGAATTATTGGAAGTTCTGCGCCAAGATTATATCCAAACTGCACGCGCCAAAGGTTTACCAGAAAATCGTGTAATTTATATTCACGCTTTGCGAAATGCTATTAACCCCTTAATTACTTTATTGGGTTTTGAATTTGCTGGATTATTAAGTGGTTCTTTCATTGTAGAGAACTTCTTCAATTGGCCTGGTTTGGGACGTTTAATTTTACAAGCAGTAACAGCAAAAGACCTTTATTTAGTCATGGCGAGTCTGATGTTAGGCGCAGTCATGCTAATTCTCGGTAATCTTTTGGCTGATTTAATGCTAAAAAGTGCCGACCCCCGAATCAAGTTGGAAAACCTTAATTAGTCCATTTAATTTGTTTTGCTATTGGTAGTTGAGTTCAAGAAGTAATACTTGTATGAGTGGAAAGTTTCCAGTTTAATTTAAAACTTAAAACATAAAACTCAAAACTTTTCCAACTACCAAATACCAACTACCAATATTGACTATGTTCTCACAAATTTATTACGTTATACGTTCTACTGCTGATGGTCGCTATTTAGCCGCCCATCCAGAAAGCAATTCAGAAACAGCAAATCCCGCAGGTTATTTATTGATGTTTTCTCAAGATTTTGAGGCATTAAGTTACTTAAATGCTCATGGTGCAGATGTGGCAAATCGCTTCGCAGTGGAATCTGTTCCGGGAAGCCAACTCAAAAATCTGCTAAAACGTTGGGGTTTCGCGGGTGTAGGGGTAGTGCGCGACCCGCTTTTGCCAACTATCGAGTTTTTTGTCCAAAATTGATGCTATTACTGCCTATTCCTTCCGGTTGAGTTTGAATGGAATTTTTCATTGACGTAGATATATCTAGCTACAGATGTAAGGCAGAGAAAAATATGAGGAAATAGTAACAGGTTGTTGAAATTAGCTCGCTTAGCCATTATCAACAACGAGTTGTTAATTTTAGTTGAATTAGAGAGGAGAAGCCTACTATGCGCTTTATCAATTTTAATCTTTCCAGCCTATTACGTCGAGTTCGTTTTTTTGTAGCTGCTTGTGTTTGTGCTTTGCTAGTAGTGTCATACGCTTTACCTGCTTATAGTGCTACTTCTAAACCTACTGAAGGCGAAGCTAATTTGTTAGAAATTGAAGGTAAATCTCAAGATTCTATTGCTGGTAAAAATCCCGCAGATTTCGGTTTACATAAGCAAATTAAGGAAACCAATCCTGGCTTGAACGAAATTCAAGGAACTGCTGATGCTGATAAGATGAAACGCCCAAGCAATACTTCTGATAATACTAAGTCTGTTGAACAAATTATTGGCAACACTTTGGAAAAAGCCACTGGCGAAAAGTAATAACAAAGTTTAATTAACATTTGGCAAGTTAAACAGGGTAGGCTGGTTGTCTACCCTTGTTTTTTTAATTATTGAAAACCGTACAGCAAATAGTCATATCAATTATTTCTAAAATTGCGCTTTATGATTGCCCCTCCCCTTCTACAGGGAGGAGTTAACTAAGCGCATCTCCATAGAGAATCGGTATCAGTAAATGGAATAGATAATTTTTAATTTTAGGGAAGATGGAAAAGAAATAAAACTTGAAAATACCTCATTGAGCAATGATAATAAATCTACCAATTGGTAGATTTATTATCAGTAGCTGGATTTCAAAATTCAAAAAAATGTACTAGGAAAAATCAATTTTTTCTATGAGAATGTGAATTGATTAACAAAAATAGATAGTTTTTACTATACTATTTTTAAATTCCAGCTAAAATACTGAGGATGCCGGGATGAGCAGACGCACGGATTATAGCTTTCCAGATCAACGTTTGGTGGCAAGCTCATCGGCTTCCCCAAAGCAAGCGTTAGCATTTACGGATGCGATCGCACTCATTGTGGGTATTGTAATTGGTGCGGGTATTTTTGAAACTCCGGCTTTAGTTGCTGCTAATGCGGGGAGTCCGCCTTTAATAATTTTTCTGTGGTTGATTGGTGGCGCAGTATCTTTTCTTGGTGCTTTGTGCTGGGCAGAATTAGCCACAACTTATCCCCATACTGGAGGCAATTATTATTACCTGCGTCGGGCTTTTGGTAAAAATGTTGCTTTCCTATTTGCTTGGGCAAGAATGACGGTAATTCAAACTGGTTCAATTGTTTTGTTAGCTTTTGTTTTTGGTGATTATGCTAGCCAGTTATTCAAGTTAGGTAATTACTCGTCATCTATTTACGCAGCAATTGCCATCATAAGTTTGACAGCCTTAAATATTTTTGGAGTTCAGCAAGGAAAGAAAGCGCAAAACTTATTAACCTTAGCTAAGGTTGTGGGTTTAATATTAGTAATAATTTGCGGTTTGTTTTTCACTTTACCTGTAGAAGAAGCGGCAAATTTGAGTAATAAAACCTCTGGATCTTGGGGGTTGTCGATGATTTTTGTGTTGCTGACTTATGGTGGTTGGAATGAAGCGGCGTATATTTCCGCCGAGTTGCAAAATGTGCGACAAAACATGGTGCGATCGCTTTTATTTAGCATTGGCATAATTACCGTCATTTACCTATTAATCAATTTCGCTTATCTGCAAGGCTTAGGAATTACAGATATGGCGAATTCTCAAGCAGTAGCAGCAGATTTAATGCGACGGGCAATTGGCCAACCAGGAGCAATATTTCTCAGTTTATTAATTGCAATTTCGACTTTAGGTGCAATTAACGCCACCATTTTTACAGGCGCGAGAACTAACTATGCGTTAGGGCAAGATTTTTCCGTGTTTAGTTTTCTTGGGAAATGGCAAAATAAAAACAGCACCCCAGTCAACGCCTTAATCGTGCAATGTGCGATCGCTCTTTTCCTAGTTTTATTAGGCACTTTGACACGCAAAGGCTTTCAAACAATGGTCGATTACACTGCCCCCGTTTTTTGGTTTTTCTTCCTCCTCACCACATTTTCCCTATTCATTTTACGTTGGCGCGAACCACAAACACTTCGACCATTTCAAGTACCTTTCTACCCAATTACCCCAATAATTTTTTGCTTAATTTGTGGCTATTTACTCTACTCCAGTCTTGCTTACACAGGAGTCGGATCTTTAGTAGGAGTAGCAATGGTAATTGTTGGCGCACCAATATTAATTAGGCATAATCGTCAACAAGTTTAAGCAGTTTTTTTTCATTAAATTAGGAGTGAAACAATGCAGTTACAATCCATTAAATTCTTACTGATTGCTAGTTTAAGTGTGAGTGGTTTATTATTTGCTGGATGCACTCAAACCACCCAAAAAAACGACCAAGCAAATGCAGAAGTAGCACAACAAACACCCAATATTAATCTCGAATTAACCACACCAAAAAAAGACGTGCCTTTTGTACCTACACCAGAAGTAGTTGTAGCAGAAATGCTCAAACAAGCAAAAGTTAATCAAAAAGACGTACTTTACGATTTGGGTAGTGGTGATGGCAGAATTGTAATTACAGCTGCTCAAAAGTTTGGCACCAGAGGTGTAGGAATAGATATCGATCCAGCGTTAGTCAAAAAAAGTCAAGAAAATGCTCAAAAAGCTGGAGTAGCAGACAAAGTAAAATTCTTGCAACAAGACTTATTTCAAACCGATCTTAGTGAAGCAACAGTAGTCACACTTTACTTGCTTCCTGATGTAAATCTCAAACTGCGACCCAAGTTACTTTCCGAATTAAAACCAGGTACAAGAGTTGTTTCGCACAACTATGATATGGGTGATTGGAAACCTGAAAATGTCGTAAGAATTAAAGGCCCAAGATATGAGCATACTGTCTATTCTTGGGTAGTTCCGAAAGAAATCCCGGAAAATTTACGCCCTACTACCGGAAGTACTCCATCAGCAGTTCCTACTACTAAATAAATGCTGCAACTCACTATTAATTCTGGTGTGTGACAGTATTAGCTAAATATTTTGATTCTTGGGTTTAGGGATTTTTGCCATTACGTACCTGTTTAGTTAAAAGTGCGTAGTGTACTTCCCTAATACCCATTACACATTTAAAATTATTATATTTCCTATTTAATACAGAAAAATTAAGATGCTTAAAAATTGGTCTTTACAAATGAGGATGATTAGTGCCTTTCTTTTTATAGGACTAA
This window harbors:
- a CDS encoding SAM-dependent methyltransferase; translated protein: MQLQSIKFLLIASLSVSGLLFAGCTQTTQKNDQANAEVAQQTPNINLELTTPKKDVPFVPTPEVVVAEMLKQAKVNQKDVLYDLGSGDGRIVITAAQKFGTRGVGIDIDPALVKKSQENAQKAGVADKVKFLQQDLFQTDLSEATVVTLYLLPDVNLKLRPKLLSELKPGTRVVSHNYDMGDWKPENVVRIKGPRYEHTVYSWVVPKEIPENLRPTTGSTPSAVPTTK
- a CDS encoding ABC transporter permease, which encodes MSSARSSSVVRSFQFVGDKLLKFVPSQDTALYVLKRLLQALLTLLLASALSFAIIQLAPGSYLDTLRQNPKISPERIEELKMQFGLDKPLIVQYFLWLWGIISRGDFGLSFAYQRPVSELLWERVPATLWLAIASLIVTWGIAIPLGIIGAVHQNRLLDKVLRVISYAGQAVPTLVMGLLLLTFVQNISPLFPVGNMTSINHAELTPLGKVLDIAWHSFFPVLALSITGFAGLQRITRGELLEVLRQDYIQTARAKGLPENRVIYIHALRNAINPLITLLGFEFAGLLSGSFIVENFFNWPGLGRLILQAVTAKDLYLVMASLMLGAVMLILGNLLADLMLKSADPRIKLENLN
- a CDS encoding adenine phosphoribosyltransferase; this translates as MDLKSLIRDIPDFPKPGILFRDITTLLRDPDGLRHTVNILTEQCQETFNKIDYVVGMESRGFIFGTPLAYQLGAGFIPVRKPGKLPAAVCRVEYELEYGIDRLEMHEDALGEGSRVLIVDDVIATGGTAAATAQLVQQTGSELVGFAFIIELEGLGGREKLPDVPIVTLIEY
- a CDS encoding APC family permease; this translates as MSRRTDYSFPDQRLVASSSASPKQALAFTDAIALIVGIVIGAGIFETPALVAANAGSPPLIIFLWLIGGAVSFLGALCWAELATTYPHTGGNYYYLRRAFGKNVAFLFAWARMTVIQTGSIVLLAFVFGDYASQLFKLGNYSSSIYAAIAIISLTALNIFGVQQGKKAQNLLTLAKVVGLILVIICGLFFTLPVEEAANLSNKTSGSWGLSMIFVLLTYGGWNEAAYISAELQNVRQNMVRSLLFSIGIITVIYLLINFAYLQGLGITDMANSQAVAADLMRRAIGQPGAIFLSLLIAISTLGAINATIFTGARTNYALGQDFSVFSFLGKWQNKNSTPVNALIVQCAIALFLVLLGTLTRKGFQTMVDYTAPVFWFFFLLTTFSLFILRWREPQTLRPFQVPFYPITPIIFCLICGYLLYSSLAYTGVGSLVGVAMVIVGAPILIRHNRQQV